The Chlamydia sp. 04-14 DNA segment TTTCTAATTTTAGCTTTTTCTCTAGCCGATAAACGCGGAGCTGCCTTTGTAGATTGTACATTTACAATAGCACTTTGATCGCAGTTATTAGATCTATTGTATCTTCTAGAATACTTTCCTCCGCGAGTTAAAAGATTTAAGAACCTAGGAGATTCAGGACTAGGATTTGCACGTACTATGGTATTCGCTTCTTTTCTAACTTCGGTTTCTTCTCTGGATGATAAAGAAGGAACTATCTTTGTAGACTGCTCATTTACAATAGCACTTTGATCGCAGTTATTAGATCTATTGTATCTTTTGGAATACTTCCCACCACGAGTTAAGAGACTTCCTGTTCCATATTCAACAAGCTCGTCACAGCAATAATCAATACCTTGCTTAATACTTTCAGCAAAAGCACGTTGCTGCTCCTTATGTTCTTGAAGTTTTAAACGGCGTTGTTCTTTAAAAGAAAGACGTTGTTTCTTACGTTCTTGAGATCGAACTTTTTGCTCTTGATTTAATTTTTCTGTAAAGGCGAAGGAGACCTTTTTCGACTTTTTAGCTTTCTTTGCTGCTGCTTTAGCACTTTTTTTAGCTTCCGCGGCCTCTTTTGCTTCTTGTCTCGCACGTCTATTTTCTTGAATCTTTTGGATTCTTTGCTCTTTCTTGCTTTTGTTGCTTTCCAAAGCAATTAAAGAATCTTCGGAATATACAGAGCTAACTTCAAAAGGAGCAACTGCAGCACTTGCGTAACCTACAGAGTGGGTAAAAGTTAACAAAATGGAAAGCATTGCAAGTTGCGAAGTACGCTTAGAACTCATCATGCTGCTATAATCTCCTAGATCAGCCTATGAGATCACCATAACAACAATAGGACTTTTTTCACAACTCGGAGTTGCAAATCTTTTATAGAGATTGATAGTTAATGGATTTGCGATTCCCAATTCTTAATATAAGCAAGGAGCTGCTCTTTTTCTGGATAGTTTGTTAGAAAACTTCGGGCTTCTAAAGACATCCCAAGATGCACAATTTTATTTATTAAATTTAAATGACTTTTATCTTGGGAAGCAAAAAGGAAAAATAATACGTTTACAGGCTTACCATCAAGAGCACCAAAATCAATACTTGTTGATAGAAACATAGGGACAACAACATCGTAGTACGCATTAATTAAAAAATCTTTAGCATGGGGAAGAGCAATTCCTTCTCCAATACCTGTCGACATGAGATTTTCCCGATGGGTAAGCATCTCGAAAAGTACACTAGCGTCGAGATTAAATTTCTCTGCTATATAAGAAGAGGCATACTGGAGAGCTTCTGCTTTATTTTTGACAGATACATCACGGATAATTCCTCCACGATAAATTGCTTTATACAAGCTATACTTTAAAGAAAGATCACGAAATTCTTCTTCGTGTTTTTCATCTTTTTCTAATCCCACTAGAGCTTGATTATGTAATATCCAATCCTCTATTTCTTCTCGATTGAATCTATGTTCATTATTCATGCTATAACTAGGGATAGCCCCCTCATCTAGCCATCGTCGGACAGTATTTTCAGAAACATCTAATAAAGAAGCTAACTCTTCTAATTTTAAATCCATAACCACTACATTCCTAAAAAGACATTCATCACTTCTTCAATCGTCGTAACTTGCAGCAACTTCTCACGTCGAGATTCATCTCTAAGTGACAGAGTGAGTGTAGATAACAGCTTGAGATACTCAGCTTGAGCGTTATCAGGACCTCCAATCAAAAAGACTAGACGTACTAAAGCTCCGTCTATCGCATCCCAAAGAATCCCTTGAGAATGGATGCCTATAGCGATAAAAAAATCAGAACAACTATGTAATTTACCGTGAGGGATTGCCACTCCCATGCCAATACCTGTGGACATGATATTTTCACGAGTCACTAAAGCTTGAAAAAACTCTGCTTTATTCTCAAGCAGACCTGCAGCACCGGCAAGATCTGTAAGATCTTGAAGAATCTCCTCCCGAGAGTTTTTGTTCAAAAACATAATAAGATTGGGAGATAAAAGAGAAAACAAGGAAAAATCAGGTTTACTCTCACAATAGAAAGGCATGTCACTTCTCTCCGGTATGCCCAAAACCTCTACTTCCTCGAGATGTTGCCGTTAACCCTTCTTCTTGATCCACGACTATAAACTTTGCTTGGACTACGGGAGCAACTACAGCCTGAGCAATACGCATCTTAGGTTCGATAATAAAAGTACTCTCTCCAAAATTTGCAAGTATAATACAAACTTCACCGCGATAATCGGCGTCTATTGTTCCCGGAGAATTAACAACCATAATCCCATGTTTCAGAGCCAAACCACTACGTGGACGCACTTGGACTTCATAACCTTGAGGAATTTGCATTTTTATTCCTGTAGGAATCAATACGCGCTGGCCAGGTAACACAGCAATAGGCTCTTCAATATTGGCTCGAAGATCTGCGCCCGAAGCGCCCTCTGTGGCATACTCTGGAAGATCTACACCAGATTCTAATTCACAAAATATAGTCATAAGAACAGTGCCGTGGTTACTATGAGTATCGGGTATGATGTTTCATTCACTGTCATCTGTCAATAAAAAAATTTCTTTAAGGGTCTTAGATAGATCCCTAGGGGCTTTGTCTTGGCCGCCAGTGTATTCTTGAGCACAAAAGTAATCAAGTAAACTCTGCAAAGTACTCTTTAATTGTTTTCTCTCGACTACTTTATCAATCATTCCGTGTTCGAGAAGAAATTCAGATTTTTGAGCCCCCTCAGGAAGATCTTCACCTATAACTTGGGCAACGACTCGAGGACCGGCAAAACAAATAAGAGCTTTGGGCTCGGCAATAATCACGTCGCCTAAAGAAGCAAAAGAAGCTGTGACTCCTCCAGATGTAGGATTAGTCAAAACAGAGATGTAAGGTAGACCTGCTTCGTGTAATTTTGCTAAAGCTGCGGAAGTCTTTGCCATCTGCATCAAAGAAAACACAGATTCTTGCATTCTTGCGCCTCCAGAAGCACAAACAATAATTACGGGAAGCTTTGACACTATGGCCTTCTCTACCAGGCGTGTCAGTTTTTCCCCGACCACAGCACCCATAGATCCCGCCATAAAATTAAAGTCCATCACAGCTAAGGCTACAGGATGCTCTCCTATGGCACAAACACCAACAAGGACTCCTTCACTTTCTGTATTATCTTTTCTAGCCTTAGCTAAACGATTTGGGTAAGTGTCGGTATCAACAAATTTTAACGGATCTTGTGATTTGAGATTTGTATAAAGAGGACGCCAGGAATCTTTATCAGCTAGCAGTTTTATCCTCTCAGCTGCGGTAATGCGGTAATGATAAGAGCATTTGGGACAACAGTTAAAATTTTGTCCCAGTTCATTCGCATGAATCATCTCGTGACAATGCGTGCACTTCAACCAACCGCTAAAACCATCAGCTTTTATCTTTTGCACTTTAATCTTAGGTTTGTCGTAAGAAAATAAACGCACAAGCTACCCAATCCAAACTTTTTAGCAGGAGTAATTTTAAATTAAAGTTA contains these protein-coding regions:
- a CDS encoding PTS sugar transporter subunit IIA, coding for MDLKLEELASLLDVSENTVRRWLDEGAIPSYSMNNEHRFNREEIEDWILHNQALVGLEKDEKHEEEFRDLSLKYSLYKAIYRGGIIRDVSVKNKAEALQYASSYIAEKFNLDASVLFEMLTHRENLMSTGIGEGIALPHAKDFLINAYYDVVVPMFLSTSIDFGALDGKPVNVLFFLFASQDKSHLNLINKIVHLGMSLEARSFLTNYPEKEQLLAYIKNWESQIH
- a CDS encoding PTS sugar transporter subunit IIA, coding for MPFYCESKPDFSLFSLLSPNLIMFLNKNSREEILQDLTDLAGAAGLLENKAEFFQALVTRENIMSTGIGMGVAIPHGKLHSCSDFFIAIGIHSQGILWDAIDGALVRLVFLIGGPDNAQAEYLKLLSTLTLSLRDESRREKLLQVTTIEEVMNVFLGM
- the dut gene encoding dUTP diphosphatase, which gives rise to MTIFCELESGVDLPEYATEGASGADLRANIEEPIAVLPGQRVLIPTGIKMQIPQGYEVQVRPRSGLALKHGIMVVNSPGTIDADYRGEVCIILANFGESTFIIEPKMRIAQAVVAPVVQAKFIVVDQEEGLTATSRGSRGFGHTGEK
- the accD gene encoding acetyl-CoA carboxylase, carboxyltransferase subunit beta; translated protein: MRLFSYDKPKIKVQKIKADGFSGWLKCTHCHEMIHANELGQNFNCCPKCSYHYRITAAERIKLLADKDSWRPLYTNLKSQDPLKFVDTDTYPNRLAKARKDNTESEGVLVGVCAIGEHPVALAVMDFNFMAGSMGAVVGEKLTRLVEKAIVSKLPVIIVCASGGARMQESVFSLMQMAKTSAALAKLHEAGLPYISVLTNPTSGGVTASFASLGDVIIAEPKALICFAGPRVVAQVIGEDLPEGAQKSEFLLEHGMIDKVVERKQLKSTLQSLLDYFCAQEYTGGQDKAPRDLSKTLKEIFLLTDDSE